In Janthinobacterium sp. B9-8, the genomic stretch ATTTGCAGAGCCAGTATGTCAATAGTATTGTTATTAGTGTAAGCGAAAAATTAGCTATCTGTTCAGCCATCTTATTTTTAACAAAACAAAGACCGACATGTGTCGGTCTTTGTTTTGTAATGGCCTTTACGCTATTACAACTGCTGGATACCTGCCACCATCCAGCGTGGGTCGCCATTAATTGGGCGTACAAAATGCCAGATTTCTTGGAACTCCACAGGTGCAGAGTGAAGTGATTCACTCACTTTGCCGTAGAAGCGCACGCTGGAAACCATGCGGCCTTCTTCGGTGGCGCAATCAACAAGTTCGGTATTGAGCTCCGGAAACTCGGCGGGCTCTTCATTGCCGGAGATTTCCTGGCTTAGCTCGTTAAAGAGCTCAGGTGTTAAGTACTTGCGCATTTCATTCACTTGCTCGGCCGAATGCAGGGTTTGCATATGCATAAAGCTGCCCCGTGCCTGGCGAAGAAACGCTGCAGTTTCTGTGCCATCAGGCAGGCGAGTGATACCTGAAGCCGATGGAGCTGCTGCCATATTGCTGGCCTGATCGCCCATACGGAATACACGATCTTGCTGAAGAGGCTGGTTTTGCATGTTGGCAGGCATGCCGGCAAATGCAGGGGCATTAGCTGTAGCCGCTGCAGCTTCTTTGCGGCGACGAATCATGCGCATAGCAAAGTAACCACCCGCGCCGAGTAGCAGTAACAATCCCCATGGAAAGCCGCTACCAGATGATTCAGATGTGCCTGATGCATTGTTAGAGTTCAGCAAATTGCCAAGCAGGTAGCCACCTAGCGCACCAGCAGCGACGCCACCCAGAATCGAGCCCATGCCACTTCGCTGTGGCTGTGGGGCGACTTGCCCAGGCTGTTGTGCAGGTGCGACATTACGTTGAGGAGGTGGAGCGGCCGGGCGCGTATTCTGGCTACGCTGCATGCCGCTTGAGCGGCCACCACCGACTCGTTTTGCTTCAGCGATGCCGCTGGCAAAGAGTGAGGCGGTAAGTAGTGTAACCATGAGTGTGCGGCTAAATTGGCTCATGCCAAGTCCTTGCGGTGAATAATTCAATACATGCTTAGTGAGGCTGAAGCGAAAGAAGTTCAAGTCATTGTGTAAAAAAATGCAGGATGACTTGATGATGAGTATTGGCGCAGCGGATATTTTGGCGCAGCTGGGTAGATCGACACGCCTTTTGGTGGCGCTGAAATCTACACAAGCTGCTTTTGGAGTGCACTGCCTTGAGGCAATGTTGTAGACGATTTAAGCGCGGTGGCCACGCTCAATGGTGACGCCAACCCGACCAACTTCGTGCAAGATGCCGAGTTTTGTGACAGATACCTTAGCCCAAGGCGCGCCAAAGTCTTGCATAATCAGTTGTGCAATATGCTCGGCAAGCGCTTCAAGCAGCAAAAAGTGGCGCTCTTCAAGCACTTTGCGAATGTGTTTGACCACCGCATCGTAATCGATGGTATCGACCAAATCATCGCTGGCACAGGCGCGTGCAGAAGGGATGCCAATTTCCAAATCAAGCTCTACAACTTGCGGCGCAACGCGCTCCCAGTCGTACCAGCCAATAAGGGTGCGCGCACGCACTTCGTGTAAATAGATAATGTCCATGATGGGGTGACTTAATGGGTTTTACCCAGCAGCGGTCATTTAGCTTAAAATCGGAAGCTTACGATTGTAGTGGATTTAGGTATGACACCGTTAATTCTAATTTTAGTAAGCTACCTGATCGGCTCCCTTTCTTTTGCCGTGATTGTCTCTAAAGCCAGTGGCTTGGCCGATCCGCGCAGCTATGGCTCGGGCAACCCCGGGGCTACAAATGTTTTGCGCAGCGGCAATAAAAAAGCGGCTTTGCTCACTTTATTGGGCGATGCGCTTAAAGGCTGGCTGGCGATCGTGCTGGCGCAAGTCGCGGCTTCTTATCTGGGCTTGGGGCCGGAAGTCATTGCTATGGCTGCTGTAGCGGTGACAGTTGGCCATATGTGGCCGGTCTTTTTTAGCTTTAAGGGCGGCAAAGGCGTAGCCACGGCGGCGGGTATTTTACTGGCCTTGGATTGGCGTGTAGGTTTATTAACGCTGCTGCTCTGGCTGGTGGTAGCCAAGGGAATGAAAATTTCTTCTTTGGCTGCGCTCTTGGCCGCCCTGCTTGCGCCTGTGCTGGCTTGGATCTGGTTGCCATCTTCTGCACAAATTACGGCGGTTGTGGTGATTTCGCTACTATTAATCTGGCGTCATGAAAGAAATATTCGAGATTTGCTGACTGGTAAGGAAGGCAGTATCGGTGAAAAGGCGAGTGGGGCCAGCAAAGAGTAGGCAGCAAAAAGGGCAGTAAACTGCCCTTTTTGCTGAATAGATCATCGCGACAGGCGAGATTAGCTGTATTTATTATTGGCACGAACAATTTGCGCTTTTTCGCGCACCCATTCGCGATCTTTTTCGGTATTGCGTTTATCGTGCTGCTTTTTACCCTTGGCTAAACCGATATCCAGTTTAATAAAGCCGTTTTTATAATGCATATTGAGCGCAGCCACTGTGTAGCCGGCACGTTCAACTTTGATCGACAATTTTTCGATTTCACGTTGATTAAGTAATAATTTACGCAGGCGGGTAGGCTCT encodes the following:
- a CDS encoding Tim44 domain-containing protein, with amino-acid sequence MSQFSRTLMVTLLTASLFASGIAEAKRVGGGRSSGMQRSQNTRPAAPPPQRNVAPAQQPGQVAPQPQRSGMGSILGGVAAGALGGYLLGNLLNSNNASGTSESSGSGFPWGLLLLLGAGGYFAMRMIRRRKEAAAATANAPAFAGMPANMQNQPLQQDRVFRMGDQASNMAAAPSASGITRLPDGTETAAFLRQARGSFMHMQTLHSAEQVNEMRKYLTPELFNELSQEISGNEEPAEFPELNTELVDCATEEGRMVSSVRFYGKVSESLHSAPVEFQEIWHFVRPINGDPRWMVAGIQQL
- the smpB gene encoding SsrA-binding protein SmpB; the protein is MSIVDNKKAFHDFFIEERFEAGLMLQGWEVKSIRAGRVQLKESYVVYLRGDFWLMGAHISPLTSASSHVLPEPTRLRKLLLNQREIEKLSIKVERAGYTVAALNMHYKNGFIKLDIGLAKGKKQHDKRNTEKDREWVREKAQIVRANNKYS
- a CDS encoding dihydroneopterin aldolase, encoding MDIIYLHEVRARTLIGWYDWERVAPQVVELDLEIGIPSARACASDDLVDTIDYDAVVKHIRKVLEERHFLLLEALAEHIAQLIMQDFGAPWAKVSVTKLGILHEVGRVGVTIERGHRA
- the plsY gene encoding glycerol-3-phosphate 1-O-acyltransferase PlsY, yielding MTPLILILVSYLIGSLSFAVIVSKASGLADPRSYGSGNPGATNVLRSGNKKAALLTLLGDALKGWLAIVLAQVAASYLGLGPEVIAMAAVAVTVGHMWPVFFSFKGGKGVATAAGILLALDWRVGLLTLLLWLVVAKGMKISSLAALLAALLAPVLAWIWLPSSAQITAVVVISLLLIWRHERNIRDLLTGKEGSIGEKASGASKE